A portion of the Segatella copri DSM 18205 genome contains these proteins:
- a CDS encoding helix-turn-helix domain-containing protein produces MKEQKDVRQRIEEGEFAQSAEIRASYLDEDILIIDNVKVLQNPDPMRFQMNMIASCQRGSLRAELNGREITVEKGDIFISPPNSILDIKEVSEDFACTAMCVSNHGLLGILRSHISVWNRAMYVSKVSVLKMDEVDMVFYSKFTDLVRLCLDPKFNDRSSWKPYRREIVETLLKSALLAVSNLLLTDLPKETLGTSASDFFDKFLEMLQQSEIKHQPVEYFAQQLCITPKYLSIICKRHSGKTAIEWITEYTLADITYYLRSTTKTIKEISGILGFSNTSFFGKYVREHLHMSPLKYRESLRKQ; encoded by the coding sequence ATGAAAGAACAGAAGGACGTCAGGCAGCGTATCGAAGAAGGTGAGTTCGCACAGAGTGCAGAAATCCGTGCGAGCTATCTGGATGAGGACATCTTGATTATAGATAATGTCAAGGTGTTGCAGAACCCCGACCCTATGAGATTCCAGATGAACATGATTGCATCCTGTCAGAGAGGCAGCCTGAGAGCTGAACTTAACGGGCGGGAAATCACCGTGGAGAAGGGCGATATATTTATCAGTCCGCCTAACTCTATTCTCGACATCAAAGAGGTGTCGGAAGATTTTGCATGCACAGCCATGTGTGTCAGCAATCACGGCTTGCTTGGTATTCTTCGTTCTCATATCTCGGTATGGAACCGTGCCATGTATGTGAGCAAGGTTTCGGTGTTGAAGATGGACGAGGTGGATATGGTATTCTATTCTAAGTTTACCGACTTGGTGCGCCTCTGTCTGGATCCGAAGTTCAACGATCGCAGTTCGTGGAAACCATATCGCCGTGAGATTGTGGAGACGCTCTTGAAGAGTGCTCTTCTTGCCGTGAGCAATCTTTTGCTGACAGATCTCCCCAAAGAAACGTTGGGAACCAGTGCCAGCGATTTCTTTGATAAGTTCCTGGAGATGTTGCAGCAGAGCGAAATCAAGCATCAGCCTGTAGAATATTTTGCGCAGCAGCTTTGCATCACGCCAAAATATCTCTCCATCATCTGCAAGCGCCATTCCGGCAAGACTGCCATCGAGTGGATTACGGAGTATACGCTTGCTGATATCACCTATTATCTCCGTTCTACAACGAAAACAATCAAGGAGATTTCTGGTATACTGGGCTTCTCCAATACCTCATTCTTCGGTAAATATGTAAGAGAGCATCTGCATATGTCACCTCTGAAGTATCGTGAAAGTTTGAGAAAACAATAA
- the rsgA gene encoding ribosome small subunit-dependent GTPase A, which translates to MRGLVIKNTGSWYTVKTDDGQLIESKIKGNFRLKGIRSTNPVAVGDYVQLITNQEGTAFISSIEDRQNYIIRKSPNLSKQSHILAANVDQALLVVTVNYPQTSTTFIDRFLAGAEAYRVPVIIIFNKSDILSEEELHYEKMMCTLYETIGYKCIELSAATGEGVELLRPLIKDKKSLLSGNSGVGKSTLINQLIPDAEQRTAEISEAHNSGMHTTTFSEMLELPEGGYLIDTPGIKGFGTFDIEKEELTSYFKEIFKFSQDCKFSDCTHTHEPGCAVIKAVEEHYIAASRYQSYLSMLEDKDENKYREAF; encoded by the coding sequence ATGAGAGGACTCGTTATTAAAAATACAGGCAGCTGGTACACCGTCAAGACAGACGATGGCCAGCTGATTGAAAGTAAAATCAAGGGCAATTTCAGATTGAAGGGCATCCGCAGCACCAATCCTGTGGCTGTAGGCGATTATGTGCAGCTTATTACCAATCAGGAGGGTACGGCATTTATCTCTTCTATCGAAGACCGCCAAAACTATATCATTCGTAAATCACCTAACCTCAGTAAGCAGAGTCATATTCTGGCTGCTAATGTAGACCAGGCACTGCTTGTGGTAACGGTGAATTATCCGCAGACTTCTACTACCTTCATCGACCGATTCCTGGCTGGCGCTGAGGCCTATAGAGTACCTGTTATCATCATCTTCAATAAAAGTGACATACTTTCAGAAGAAGAATTGCATTACGAGAAGATGATGTGCACGCTCTATGAGACCATCGGATATAAATGTATCGAATTGTCGGCAGCTACAGGCGAAGGTGTTGAACTGTTGCGACCTCTTATCAAGGATAAGAAATCTTTGTTGAGCGGCAACAGCGGGGTAGGAAAGTCAACCCTCATCAACCAGCTCATTCCTGATGCGGAGCAGCGTACCGCCGAAATCAGCGAGGCGCATAATAGCGGAATGCATACCACAACCTTCAGTGAGATGCTGGAACTGCCGGAAGGTGGTTACCTCATTGATACTCCGGGCATCAAGGGCTTTGGTACCTTTGATATCGAAAAGGAAGAGCTGACCAGCTATTTTAAGGAAATCTTCAAGTTCTCTCAGGATTGTAAGTTCTCCGACTGTACCCATACCCACGAACCGGGGTGCGCGGTAATCAAGGCGGTTGAGGAACATTATATTGCAGCTAGCCGCTATCAGAGTTATCTCTCTATGTTGGAGGATAAGGACGAAAATAAATACAGGGAGGCTTTTTGA
- the frr gene encoding ribosome recycling factor has translation MIDVKETLNSAAERMEMAAMYLAEELSHVRAGRANVAILDGVRVNSYGSMVPLNQVATVTTPDARTIAIRPWDKKAIKDIEKAIMDSGVGITPENNGEIVRLGIPQPTGERRKELVKQCNKIAERAKIEVRNVRQEIKEKLKKAIKDGLSEDLEKDAENDLQKLHDKYIKQLENLMDEKEKEIMTV, from the coding sequence ATGATAGACGTTAAAGAAACTTTGAATTCTGCAGCAGAGCGTATGGAGATGGCAGCAATGTATCTCGCAGAGGAACTCTCTCATGTTCGTGCTGGTCGTGCTAATGTTGCCATCCTCGATGGTGTGCGTGTAAATAGTTATGGCAGTATGGTTCCTCTGAACCAGGTAGCTACAGTTACAACCCCTGATGCCCGTACTATCGCTATCCGCCCTTGGGACAAAAAGGCTATCAAGGATATCGAAAAAGCTATTATGGATAGTGGTGTAGGTATCACTCCTGAGAACAATGGCGAAATCGTACGTCTGGGTATTCCTCAGCCAACAGGTGAGCGCCGTAAGGAACTCGTAAAGCAGTGTAACAAGATTGCTGAGCGTGCTAAGATTGAGGTGCGCAACGTGCGCCAGGAAATCAAGGAGAAGTTGAAGAAAGCTATCAAGGATGGACTTTCTGAAGACTTGGAGAAGGATGCTGAGAACGATTTGCAGAAACTCCACGACAAGTACATCAAGCAGCTCGAAAACCTGATGGACGAGAAGGAGAAGGAAATCATGACAGTCTAA
- the rsmA gene encoding 16S rRNA (adenine(1518)-N(6)/adenine(1519)-N(6))-dimethyltransferase RsmA, which translates to MKAVKPKKNLGQHFLTDLNIAKRIADTVDACPDIPVLEIGPGMGVLTQYLVEKPRVVKAVEIDSESVAYLHENFPTLKDNIIGEDFLRMDLNQIFDGKQFVLTGNYPYDISSQIFFKMLDYKDLIPCCTGMIQREVALRMASEPGNKAYGILSVLIQAWYDVEYLFTVDENVFNPPPKVKSAVIRMTRNKVTDLGCDEKLFKRLVKTVFNQRRKMLRVSLKQMFPGVTPREEFFTTDIMTKRPEQLTIQQFVELTNYVGEELKRLGIVKS; encoded by the coding sequence ATGAAAGCTGTAAAGCCTAAGAAGAATCTCGGTCAGCACTTCTTGACCGACCTCAATATAGCAAAGCGCATCGCCGATACGGTGGATGCCTGCCCGGATATACCTGTTCTCGAAATAGGACCAGGTATGGGCGTTCTTACCCAATATCTCGTAGAGAAACCAAGAGTCGTCAAGGCAGTGGAAATCGACTCGGAGTCGGTGGCGTATCTTCATGAGAATTTCCCGACACTCAAGGATAATATTATCGGTGAAGACTTCCTGAGAATGGATTTGAACCAGATATTCGATGGAAAGCAGTTTGTACTGACAGGCAATTATCCATACGATATCTCATCGCAGATATTCTTCAAGATGCTTGATTACAAAGACCTCATTCCTTGCTGTACCGGAATGATCCAGCGCGAGGTGGCATTGCGTATGGCTTCAGAACCAGGTAACAAAGCCTATGGTATCCTCAGTGTGCTCATCCAGGCATGGTATGATGTGGAATATCTCTTTACGGTAGATGAGAATGTGTTCAACCCACCTCCAAAGGTAAAGAGTGCGGTAATCCGCATGACTCGCAACAAGGTGACTGACCTTGGCTGTGATGAAAAACTGTTTAAGCGTCTGGTTAAGACGGTCTTCAACCAGCGTCGCAAGATGCTCCGTGTAAGCCTTAAGCAGATGTTCCCAGGTGTAACCCCACGCGAGGAGTTCTTCACCACCGACATCATGACCAAGCGCCCTGAGCAGCTCACTATCCAACAGTTTGTAGAACTCACCAACTATGTGGGCGAAGAACTCAAGAGATTGGGGATAGTTAAGAGTTAA
- a CDS encoding IS1380-like element IS942 family transposase translates to MAKVQIKSEKLTPFGGIFSIMEQFDALLAQTIDSTLGLRCTMFGYQYSEILRSLMCVYLCGGSCIEDVTTHLMKHLSLHPTLRTCSADTILRAIEELTCKNITYKSASGNSYDFNTADKMNCLLIKALLATGQLKSGQEYDFDFDHQFIETEKHDAKPTYKKFLGYSPGVAVINDMIVGIENRDGNTNVRFNQRETLERIFKRLEASEVYISRARMDCGSCSEEIVDMVEAHCRHFYIRANRCSSFYDSMFALTGWKTVEINGIEFELNSILVEKWKGKPYRLVIQRQRRIEGDLDIWEGEYTYRCILTNDYKSSARDIVEFYNLRGGKERIFDDMNNGFGWNRLPKSFMAQNTVFLLMTALIRNFYKAIMQRLKTHEFGLRATSRIKTFVFKFISVPAKWIKTSRRHVLNIYSDNYAYANLFKTDFG, encoded by the coding sequence ATGGCAAAAGTACAAATAAAATCTGAGAAACTCACTCCTTTTGGAGGAATTTTTTCTATTATGGAGCAATTTGATGCTCTTTTAGCTCAAACCATAGATTCCACCTTGGGATTGAGATGCACTATGTTTGGTTATCAATATAGCGAAATTCTACGCTCTCTGATGTGCGTATATCTTTGTGGCGGCTCATGTATTGAGGATGTTACAACTCACTTGATGAAACATTTGTCTCTTCATCCAACTCTTCGCACTTGCAGCGCAGACACCATATTGCGTGCTATCGAAGAACTGACTTGTAAGAACATCACCTATAAATCTGCTTCTGGCAACTCCTATGATTTCAATACTGCAGACAAGATGAACTGCTTATTGATCAAAGCCCTGCTTGCTACTGGTCAATTGAAATCCGGTCAAGAGTATGATTTTGACTTTGACCATCAGTTCATTGAAACAGAGAAGCATGATGCAAAACCAACCTACAAGAAGTTCCTGGGCTATAGTCCAGGTGTGGCAGTCATTAACGACATGATTGTCGGTATTGAAAATAGAGACGGCAACACAAACGTGCGCTTCAACCAAAGAGAGACTTTGGAAAGAATCTTCAAGCGACTGGAGGCATCAGAAGTATATATATCCCGTGCCCGCATGGATTGCGGCTCATGCTCGGAGGAAATCGTAGATATGGTAGAGGCTCATTGCAGGCATTTTTATATTCGTGCCAACAGATGCTCTTCCTTCTACGATTCCATGTTTGCCTTGACTGGATGGAAAACTGTTGAAATCAACGGTATTGAATTTGAGCTGAATTCCATCCTTGTTGAGAAATGGAAAGGAAAACCGTATCGTCTTGTCATACAGAGACAAAGGCGAATAGAGGGAGACCTTGACATTTGGGAAGGCGAATATACCTACAGATGTATACTGACTAACGATTACAAGTCGAGTGCAAGAGACATTGTGGAATTCTACAATCTTCGTGGTGGCAAGGAACGCATCTTCGATGACATGAACAATGGCTTTGGCTGGAATCGGTTGCCAAAATCGTTCATGGCACAGAATACTGTATTCCTGCTTATGACAGCTCTCATCAGAAACTTCTACAAAGCTATTATGCAGAGATTGAAAACCCATGAATTTGGATTGCGTGCCACCAGCAGAATCAAGACCTTTGTGTTCAAGTTCATCTCTGTTCCTGCAAAATGGATTAAGACGTCACGTAGGCATGTATTGAACATTTATTCAGACAACTATGCTTATGCCAACCTGTTCAAGACAGACTTTGGTTAA
- a CDS encoding lysylphosphatidylglycerol synthase transmembrane domain-containing protein, which yields MDIKKIANNIWKVALSLILGGAILYWMYRGFDFKQVEDVLLHKMSWTWMLLSFPFGISAQVFRGWRWKQSLEPLGEKARSSISIYSIFLSYALSLVIPRAGEFARCGVLKKWDDVSFPKALGTVVTERAIDSLLVLLITALVFVMQIPVFLNFFEKTGTSMDSLLCQFTATGYIVTAICGIAVLILAHYLLKRLAIYNKVKATLGGLWQGIISLKGVRNVPLYIALTLGIWLSYFFHYYLTFQCFEATSHLNLMCGLVTFIVGSIAVIVPTPNGAGPWHFAVKTMLILYGIQANDALFFVLIVHSVQTLLVVLLGIYAWIALAFTGKVKR from the coding sequence ATGGATATAAAGAAGATAGCAAACAACATATGGAAGGTGGCTTTGTCGCTCATTCTGGGTGGCGCCATCCTTTATTGGATGTATCGCGGATTCGACTTCAAGCAAGTAGAAGATGTTCTGCTTCACAAGATGAGTTGGACCTGGATGCTGCTGTCGTTCCCTTTTGGCATCTCTGCCCAGGTGTTCAGAGGATGGAGATGGAAACAGTCGCTGGAACCATTAGGCGAGAAGGCCCGCTCCAGTATCAGCATCTACTCCATCTTCCTGTCCTATGCTCTGAGTCTTGTAATTCCTCGTGCGGGCGAGTTTGCCAGATGCGGCGTATTGAAGAAATGGGATGATGTTTCGTTTCCGAAAGCCTTGGGTACCGTCGTTACAGAAAGAGCCATCGATTCACTCCTCGTGCTGCTGATTACGGCGCTGGTCTTTGTGATGCAGATTCCGGTATTCCTCAATTTCTTTGAGAAAACAGGTACGAGCATGGACAGTTTACTCTGCCAGTTTACAGCCACAGGTTACATTGTGACCGCTATCTGTGGCATAGCAGTACTCATCCTGGCTCACTATCTGCTCAAGCGACTCGCTATATATAATAAGGTGAAAGCAACACTGGGAGGACTCTGGCAAGGTATCATCTCGCTGAAAGGTGTCAGAAATGTACCGCTCTACATCGCCCTTACACTGGGCATCTGGTTGAGCTATTTCTTCCACTACTATCTCACCTTCCAATGCTTCGAGGCAACCTCCCATCTCAATCTGATGTGCGGTTTGGTGACATTCATCGTGGGCAGCATAGCGGTCATCGTACCAACTCCTAACGGAGCCGGACCTTGGCATTTTGCTGTCAAGACAATGCTCATACTCTATGGCATTCAGGCAAACGATGCCCTCTTCTTCGTTCTCATCGTACACTCCGTACAAACCCTGCTTGTAGTCCTTTTGGGAATCTATGCCTGGATAGCACTGGCGTTTACCGGGAAAGTTAAAAGATAA
- a CDS encoding virulence RhuM family protein — protein MSNEIQFLLYSMPDSEGKVQVVIKNETIWCTQKAMAQLFGVGVPAISKHLKNIFEEGELDKEVVVSKMEITTQHGAMANKSQTHSVDFYHLDAIIAVGYRVSSLKATRFRQWATKILNEYITKGFAMDDERLKQGTAVFGKDYFRELLERVRSIRASERRIWQQITDIYAECSTDYDKNSPTTREFYAMVQNRFHYAITGHTAAEIIYSKADHTKDHMGLTTWKNAPDGRVLKSDVSIAKNYLQEKEIRQLERAVTGFFDYIEDLIERENTFNMQQFSASVNEFLSFRRYQILPDKGKISAEQAKRKAEQEYEIFNKTQRIDSDFDQEIRGLLGDE, from the coding sequence ATGAGTAACGAAATACAATTTTTACTGTATAGTATGCCTGACTCTGAAGGCAAGGTACAGGTGGTTATCAAGAACGAGACGATTTGGTGTACACAAAAAGCTATGGCACAGCTATTTGGTGTTGGTGTACCAGCTATCAGTAAGCACTTGAAGAATATTTTTGAGGAAGGGGAATTGGATAAAGAAGTGGTTGTTTCCAAAATGGAAATAACCACTCAGCATGGAGCCATGGCCAATAAGTCGCAGACACATAGTGTGGACTTCTATCACCTCGATGCCATCATTGCGGTTGGCTATCGTGTTTCTTCATTAAAGGCTACTCGCTTCCGCCAATGGGCAACAAAGATTCTCAACGAATATATCACCAAGGGATTTGCTATGGACGATGAGCGATTGAAGCAAGGCACGGCAGTGTTCGGAAAGGACTATTTCCGTGAGTTACTCGAACGTGTACGCTCTATTCGAGCAAGCGAACGCCGTATCTGGCAGCAAATAACAGATATTTATGCAGAATGTAGTACCGACTATGACAAGAACTCGCCAACCACACGCGAATTCTATGCAATGGTTCAAAACCGCTTCCATTATGCTATCACTGGACATACAGCAGCAGAGATTATATACTCCAAGGCTGACCATACTAAGGACCACATGGGACTTACCACTTGGAAAAATGCACCAGATGGTCGTGTTCTAAAATCGGATGTAAGCATCGCCAAGAACTATCTGCAAGAGAAAGAAATCCGCCAATTAGAACGTGCCGTCACAGGTTTCTTCGACTATATCGAGGATCTTATTGAGCGTGAAAACACGTTTAATATGCAACAGTTCTCGGCAAGCGTAAATGAATTCCTCTCTTTCCGACGCTACCAAATTTTACCAGACAAAGGTAAAATTTCTGCGGAACAAGCCAAGAGGAAAGCGGAACAAGAATACGAAATTTTCAATAAGACCCAACGTATTGACTCTGACTTCGACCAGGAAATAAGAGGATTGTTGGGAGATGAGTAG
- a CDS encoding VapE domain-containing protein produces MRITVIRTNRQHQLCVTNRSIGHLLERMLKDDSKFTIQKFRDMVPSMNFGYDGYKDMPTWHRVYPAAEFQKDENGNLRMKAFNGLLLLSFRNILKPEDVQLVKKQAAFLPSTLIAVTGADGRSVEILVKFSDEKGELPTDEEHADRLYQSAYRHILPIYQSVIHAEIASQKPSIRSYFLLTLDTLPYYNPQAVAMKVDEKLMLQEPTPSIPEAKSDPTDKKEKGMKGSKENIEKMMKYLNEKYDLRYNMVMKYTEYVPKDKEWIGFQAVEPRVQKSLTLEVQLAGINVSIKDVRNFLESNFIKNYNPVEEFLFTCYDNWDGKDHIRALARTVPTNNPHWEDWFYTWFLAMVEQWHNRTGRQYGNSVAPLLISKQGYNKSTFCRRLIPPQLQWGYTDNLILSEKRQVLQAMSQCLLINLDEFNQISARGQQGFLKNLIQLPNVKYKPPYGSHVQEFPRTASFIATSNMDDILTDPSGNRRFIGIELTGPIDVSVRPNYQQLFAQAEKAIWNGEKTYFDAEQTALIMENNRRYQQIDPVMQCFSESFTPTEDENEGTFMTAAAIFSELKAKYGASLEAKSLLSFGRCLKNIDGLKRKRTMKGTDYLVIRRK; encoded by the coding sequence ATGAGAATAACAGTCATCAGAACCAACCGGCAACACCAGCTTTGCGTTACCAACAGAAGTATCGGACACCTTTTGGAGCGTATGCTCAAAGATGATTCCAAGTTTACCATCCAGAAATTCAGAGATATGGTTCCTTCCATGAATTTCGGTTACGATGGGTATAAAGACATGCCCACCTGGCACAGGGTATACCCTGCCGCCGAGTTTCAGAAAGATGAGAACGGGAATCTCAGGATGAAGGCATTCAACGGCCTCTTGCTCCTATCGTTCAGAAACATACTGAAACCAGAAGACGTTCAGCTCGTGAAGAAACAAGCTGCCTTCCTCCCCTCCACTCTCATCGCCGTGACCGGAGCGGATGGCAGAAGCGTGGAAATACTGGTGAAATTCTCCGATGAAAAGGGTGAACTGCCTACAGATGAAGAACATGCCGACCGACTCTACCAAAGTGCCTACCGACACATCCTGCCCATCTACCAGTCTGTCATCCATGCCGAGATAGCCAGCCAAAAGCCTTCGATAAGAAGCTATTTCCTCCTTACGCTCGATACCCTGCCTTATTATAATCCTCAGGCTGTCGCCATGAAAGTAGATGAGAAACTGATGCTTCAGGAACCAACCCCATCCATACCTGAGGCTAAAAGCGACCCGACTGACAAGAAAGAAAAAGGCATGAAAGGCTCGAAAGAGAACATCGAGAAAATGATGAAATATCTGAACGAGAAGTATGACCTGAGATACAACATGGTGATGAAATATACCGAATATGTACCAAAGGACAAGGAATGGATTGGATTTCAAGCCGTGGAACCGAGAGTGCAGAAGAGTCTGACGCTAGAAGTGCAACTGGCAGGTATCAACGTCAGCATCAAGGACGTCAGAAATTTCCTGGAATCCAATTTCATCAAGAACTATAATCCCGTAGAGGAATTCCTGTTCACCTGTTATGACAACTGGGACGGCAAGGACCATATACGCGCCTTGGCACGTACCGTGCCTACCAACAACCCTCACTGGGAGGACTGGTTCTACACCTGGTTTCTAGCCATGGTGGAGCAATGGCACAACCGCACCGGCAGACAGTATGGCAACAGCGTGGCTCCTCTGCTCATTTCCAAACAGGGCTACAACAAGAGTACTTTCTGCCGCCGGCTGATTCCACCCCAACTGCAATGGGGCTACACCGACAATCTGATTCTCTCGGAGAAGAGACAGGTGTTGCAGGCTATGAGCCAGTGCCTGCTCATCAATCTGGATGAATTCAACCAGATTTCAGCCAGGGGACAACAGGGATTCCTGAAAAATCTCATCCAGTTGCCAAACGTGAAATACAAGCCACCCTATGGCAGCCATGTACAGGAGTTCCCCCGCACCGCCTCCTTCATCGCCACAAGCAATATGGATGACATCCTGACCGACCCTTCCGGCAACCGCCGATTCATCGGCATTGAACTGACGGGTCCTATCGATGTAAGTGTGCGCCCCAACTATCAGCAACTCTTTGCTCAAGCAGAAAAGGCAATCTGGAATGGAGAAAAGACCTATTTTGATGCAGAACAGACGGCTCTCATCATGGAAAACAACAGGCGATACCAGCAAATAGATCCAGTCATGCAATGCTTCAGCGAGAGTTTTACGCCAACAGAAGACGAAAATGAGGGTACTTTCATGACTGCCGCCGCCATTTTTAGCGAATTAAAGGCAAAATATGGGGCATCACTGGAAGCAAAAAGCCTACTTTCGTTCGGTCGATGCCTGAAGAATATTGATGGATTGAAGAGAAAAAGAACGATGAAAGGTACTGATTATCTGGTTATTAGGCGAAAATAG
- a CDS encoding PepSY domain-containing protein — MIMNMLNKKITWRKQHKWLGIGMSFFMLMFCLSGILLNHRSLIKDVDVSRKYLPSRYEFKNWNGGLMRGTLALDDAILLYGNGGIWQTDSTASTFRDFNKGIPAGADCRQIRNVIRTDDGSVWSVSPFSLYRLGSHKIWKSVTLPTEPEEKLSDISAHGDTLLVLSRSYAYVSLPPYQNFQRIELPMPKEYDGKVTVFRTIWLLHSGELFGSIGKLIVDGIAIILVLLCISGLIFWLKPKQKRVLRFSLQWHDKIGRYTIMLTLLIALTGWCLRPPVMIALVLNKMPSIPGTTLHSKNPWNDKLRVVRYDEKFGDWLLSTSDGFFSVNFQTGKLESISNTPPVSVMGLNVLQQNKDGKWYCGSFSGLFVWDRVKGTTVDYSTGKAALKNAGAPFGKKAIAGMSQDFSDTPVIAEYNEGTDFAPQPAYMNQLPMSLWNVALEAHSGRIFIGSIATYIFIFVMGIFAVWCLWSGYVIRLVKKK, encoded by the coding sequence ATGATTATGAATATGCTAAATAAGAAAATAACTTGGAGAAAACAACATAAATGGTTAGGCATCGGTATGAGCTTTTTCATGCTGATGTTCTGCTTGTCGGGTATTTTGCTCAACCACCGTTCGCTTATCAAAGATGTGGATGTGAGCAGGAAATATCTGCCAAGCCGCTATGAATTCAAGAATTGGAATGGCGGGTTGATGAGGGGAACGCTTGCTTTGGATGATGCCATATTGCTGTATGGAAACGGGGGAATCTGGCAAACGGATTCTACAGCATCCACATTCAGGGACTTTAATAAGGGGATTCCAGCAGGAGCAGACTGCCGACAGATAAGAAATGTTATCAGAACGGATGATGGTTCTGTCTGGTCGGTATCTCCATTTTCACTCTACCGGTTGGGGAGTCACAAAATCTGGAAAAGCGTAACTCTTCCAACAGAGCCGGAAGAGAAGTTGAGCGACATTTCTGCTCATGGAGATACGCTTTTGGTTCTCAGCCGCTCCTATGCTTATGTTTCCTTGCCACCTTATCAGAACTTCCAACGGATAGAATTGCCTATGCCAAAGGAGTATGATGGGAAGGTTACAGTCTTTCGTACGATATGGCTGCTTCACAGTGGAGAGTTGTTTGGCAGCATTGGTAAACTCATCGTAGATGGCATTGCCATCATCCTGGTGTTGCTCTGCATCTCAGGTCTTATCTTCTGGTTAAAGCCTAAACAGAAGAGGGTGCTTCGCTTTTCGCTACAATGGCATGACAAAATAGGCCGATACACCATCATGCTTACTTTGTTGATAGCCCTGACAGGTTGGTGCCTTCGTCCACCTGTGATGATAGCCTTGGTGTTGAACAAGATGCCGTCTATTCCTGGGACGACGCTTCATAGCAAGAACCCTTGGAATGACAAACTCCGTGTGGTGCGTTATGATGAAAAGTTCGGTGACTGGCTCTTGTCAACTTCGGATGGTTTCTTTTCCGTGAATTTCCAGACCGGAAAGTTGGAGTCCATCTCCAATACTCCACCAGTCAGTGTTATGGGATTGAATGTCCTTCAGCAAAACAAAGATGGTAAATGGTATTGCGGTTCGTTTAGTGGTCTCTTTGTTTGGGATAGAGTAAAGGGGACAACCGTTGATTATTCTACCGGGAAAGCTGCTTTAAAGAACGCTGGCGCACCATTCGGAAAAAAGGCGATAGCAGGTATGAGCCAGGATTTCTCTGATACGCCTGTCATTGCTGAGTATAATGAAGGAACCGACTTTGCGCCACAACCCGCTTATATGAACCAACTGCCCATGTCATTATGGAATGTGGCTCTGGAGGCTCATAGCGGTAGAATCTTCATAGGTAGTATTGCTACATATATATTTATCTTCGTGATGGGAATATTTGCCGTATGGTGTCTTTGGTCAGGGTATGTCATTAGACTGGTGAAGAAGAAATAA